The Edaphobacter sp. 12200R-103 genome contains a region encoding:
- the rfbB gene encoding dTDP-glucose 4,6-dehydratase encodes MSAEQKRKRTPNGSSSPILVTGGAGFIGSNFVLEWFAAGNGPVINLDKLTYAGNPENLASIANLPGYTFVRGDICDAEMLKNLLERYRPRAIVHFAAESHVDRSILGPEAFLRTNIDGTFTLLRAAKVYLESLDENDRADFRFLHVSTDEVYGTLAPEDPAFHEQTPYAPNSPYAASKAASDHLVRAWVHTYNLPAIITNCSNNYGPYQFPEKLIPLMIANARRGKPLPVYGDGQQVRDWLYVADHCRALMSVLERGRIGETYNVGGCNQRTNLEVVTTLCTLLDELLPESEFRPHKQLLTYVADRPGHDRRYAINAEKLQRELDWSPQESFETGLRKTVEWYLANTEWVDRITSGAYQHWVEQNYGSREAVSARSAQ; translated from the coding sequence ATGAGCGCAGAACAGAAGCGGAAGAGAACGCCGAACGGAAGTTCGAGCCCCATCCTTGTTACTGGAGGAGCTGGTTTTATTGGCTCCAACTTCGTCCTCGAATGGTTTGCGGCCGGCAATGGCCCGGTCATCAATCTCGATAAGCTGACCTATGCGGGTAATCCGGAGAACCTGGCATCCATCGCCAATCTCCCAGGCTATACCTTTGTTCGCGGTGACATCTGCGACGCGGAGATGTTGAAAAATCTGCTGGAGCGCTATCGCCCCCGCGCCATCGTTCACTTTGCGGCGGAAAGTCATGTCGATCGTTCGATCCTGGGGCCGGAAGCCTTTCTTCGCACTAATATTGATGGCACCTTCACTTTGCTGCGTGCGGCAAAGGTTTACCTGGAGTCATTGGATGAAAACGATCGCGCCGACTTCCGTTTTCTTCACGTGTCGACCGATGAGGTATACGGCACATTGGCGCCGGAAGACCCCGCCTTTCATGAACAGACGCCCTACGCGCCGAACTCGCCCTATGCAGCATCGAAGGCGGCCAGCGATCACCTTGTTCGCGCCTGGGTTCACACCTACAACCTGCCGGCTATCATCACCAACTGCTCCAATAACTATGGACCGTATCAGTTTCCCGAAAAGCTGATTCCCTTAATGATCGCGAACGCTCGCAGAGGCAAACCCCTTCCTGTGTATGGCGACGGTCAGCAGGTACGTGACTGGTTGTATGTGGCTGATCACTGTAGGGCGCTGATGTCCGTGCTTGAACGGGGACGCATCGGCGAGACGTATAACGTCGGCGGCTGTAATCAACGGACGAACCTGGAAGTAGTAACGACGCTCTGCACCCTGCTGGACGAGCTGTTGCCGGAATCAGAGTTCCGTCCCCACAAGCAGCTTTTGACTTACGTCGCGGATCGGCCAGGACATGACCGTCGTTATGCCATCAATGCCGAAAAGCTGCAACGCGAGCTGGATTGGAGCCCCCAGGAGAGCTTTGAGACGGGGCTGCGAAAGACGGTGGAGTGGTACCTGGCGAATACGGAGTGGGTCGATCGCATCACCAGCGGAGCGTATCAACACTGGGTCGAGCAGAACTATGGTTCGCGCGAGGCGGTCTCTGCGAGGAGTGCGCAATGA